A window of Helicobacter ganmani contains these coding sequences:
- a CDS encoding methyltransferase domain-containing protein: protein MQGWFAFPDSPHFIPNHYLLPIFVGTHFTSAIQKFLQYFIVYYPWYFEGKTIGCRDLATLGFCEKLGLEAYLSRCLTLTLPKRTQEQETQATKVFLVGIPEDLLKFIPRGLREGAISVNQQGVSNEQSLQWQSFYHCSEDLLETYKNEARLVITCALHCASPCLAMGIPVVLIARNEENLGRFSALSGIVPIYTIEDLEKERVDFVPQSLDIESLKQDMLENLNLSIKEAMGESVDKETLQAIRQRIADFVPAMQSNMAESHENSAIAGGGGNKLEANFIENTWKYDFKYDLEFKQRAQILFDLLSKEARNRLKSVLDLGCGIQYFREVLVENSLNLNYYGVDLYPHKPDNILCDFNQDNFPNFVQDSFDLVVCAGLFEYIFDLPRLIKRICALSPQFILCSYNFDNTSGVDNEIWVKNRLKQGELFDLFLQNHYCLNTYKTHKRSLPTGYFLFYKKELMGL, encoded by the coding sequence ATGCAGGGTTGGTTTGCTTTTCCGGATTCCCCACATTTTATTCCCAATCACTACCTTTTGCCTATTTTTGTAGGCACACATTTTACTTCCGCAATTCAGAAATTTTTGCAATATTTCATCGTCTATTATCCTTGGTATTTTGAGGGTAAAACGATAGGTTGTAGGGATTTGGCGACTTTAGGATTCTGTGAGAAATTAGGATTAGAAGCTTATCTTTCACGTTGTCTTACGCTTACATTGCCCAAACGCACGCAAGAACAAGAAACACAAGCAACAAAGGTATTTTTGGTAGGGATTCCAGAGGATTTATTAAAATTTATTCCACGGGGTTTGCGTGAGGGTGCAATCAGTGTCAATCAGCAAGGAGTTTCTAATGAACAATCTTTGCAATGGCAGAGCTTTTATCATTGTAGTGAGGATTTGTTAGAAACTTACAAAAATGAAGCAAGACTCGTAATTACTTGTGCATTGCATTGCGCATCTCCTTGTTTGGCAATGGGAATTCCTGTTGTTTTGATTGCAAGAAATGAAGAAAATCTTGGACGTTTTTCTGCACTTAGTGGAATTGTGCCGATTTATACCATAGAGGATTTGGAAAAGGAACGCGTGGATTTTGTGCCACAATCCCTAGACATAGAATCGCTAAAGCAAGATATGCTAGAAAATCTAAATCTTAGCATAAAAGAAGCAATGGGCGAGAGTGTGGATAAAGAAACCTTGCAAGCAATTCGCCAAAGAATAGCGGATTTTGTCCCTGCAATGCAATCTAATATGGCGGAATCTCACGAGAATTCTGCTATCGCGGGGGGGGGGGGAAATAAGCTAGAAGCAAATTTTATAGAAAATACTTGGAAATATGATTTTAAATATGATTTGGAATTTAAGCAAAGGGCGCAGATTTTGTTTGATTTGCTCTCCAAAGAAGCGAGAAATCGCCTAAAATCTGTTTTAGATTTGGGTTGTGGGATTCAGTATTTTAGGGAAGTATTGGTAGAGAATAGCTTAAATCTTAATTATTATGGTGTGGATTTGTATCCTCACAAGCCAGATAATATCCTCTGTGATTTTAATCAGGATAATTTTCCAAATTTCGTGCAAGATTCCTTTGATTTGGTTGTTTGTGCTGGGTTGTTTGAATATATTTTTGATTTGCCAAGATTGATTAAGAGGATTTGCGCTCTTTCGCCTCAATTTATTTTGTGTAGTTATAACTTTGACAATACAAGTGGGGTGGATAATGAAATTTGGGTTAAGAATCGCCTGAAACAAGGGGAATTATTTGATTTATTTTTGCAGAATCATTATTGTTTAAATACCTACAAAACACATAAAAGAAGCTTACCAACCGGTTATTTTTTGTTTTACAAGAAAGAATTAATGGGATTGTGA
- the plsY gene encoding glycerol-3-phosphate 1-O-acyltransferase PlsY, which yields MYLLAGILDFFTSLNGIFYTLAYVVGGIPFGLLYGKYLGGVDIRQVGSGSIGATNVLRALKESNPKIAKKIAILTMLSDALKGVVIIMIAKAFGVSFEAQWMMALLAVVGHCFSPFLKLEGGKGVATCVGVVAVFLPLEAILGLVVWFVVGKLLKISSLASLFGVICGIGFSFFLHPEIPHITTHTPLVLMLLLILYKHIPNIIRLIQRKEQKVI from the coding sequence ATGTATTTGTTAGCGGGGATTTTGGATTTTTTTACAAGTTTGAATGGAATCTTTTACACGCTTGCTTATGTTGTGGGCGGGATTCCGTTTGGATTGCTTTATGGAAAATATCTTGGAGGTGTGGATATTCGCCAAGTTGGGAGCGGAAGCATTGGCGCGACTAATGTTTTACGTGCATTAAAAGAAAGTAATCCAAAAATTGCTAAAAAAATCGCAATTCTTACAATGTTAAGTGATGCACTCAAAGGCGTGGTGATTATAATGATTGCCAAAGCGTTTGGTGTTAGCTTTGAAGCACAATGGATGATGGCACTTTTGGCAGTGGTGGGGCATTGTTTCTCGCCTTTTTTAAAGCTAGAAGGTGGCAAAGGTGTAGCGACTTGTGTTGGTGTTGTCGCGGTATTTTTGCCTTTAGAGGCAATTTTAGGTTTAGTGGTGTGGTTTGTGGTTGGAAAATTATTAAAAATCTCCTCTCTTGCCTCACTTTTTGGCGTGATTTGTGGCATAGGTTTTAGCTTTTTCCTGCATCCCGAGATTCCACATATTACAACTCATACACCTTTAGTTTTAATGCTATTGTTGATTCTTTACAAGCATATTCCAAATATCATTCGTCTAATCCAAAGAAAGGAACAAAAGGTAATATGA
- the gyrB gene encoding DNA topoisomerase (ATP-hydrolyzing) subunit B, with the protein MEDLEYTGQSIKVLKGLEAVRKRPGMYIGDTNIGGLHHLIYEVVDNCIDEAMAGYCTEIEVILTKEGGAKISDNGRGIPVDIHPTEGISAATVALTVLHAGGKFDQKTYSGGLHGVGVSVVNALSKSLQMTIYKHNQIYRQDFVQGIPQNALEVIGETKLNGTTIEFIPDDSIFEVVNFDKEILKKRFKELAYLNHQITIHFKDEQSDFDETYHFEGGLSQFIHDINKKPFISPIIDFEGRDENVEVEVALAYNESFDEKVLSFVNNIHTMDGGTHEAGFRMGLTRAITNYIEENANAREKDSKITGDDIREGLLAIVSVKVIDPQFVGQTKSKLGSSFVRPIVQKLSFEKISKFFEENPNEAKAIMQKALLAARGREAAKKARELTRKKESFSVGTLPGKLADCQSKDPSISELYLVEGDSAGGSAKQGRDRVYQAILPLRGKILNVEKSRLDKILKSEEIKNLITALGCGIGEEFDITKARYNKVIIMTDADVDGSHIQTLLMTFFFRYLKGIIEAGYLYIAQPPLYRFKKGKKEIYLKDEKALSEYLIENGIENFEFQGIGTKELMEFFKIVAHYRSTLQNLKKRFALIEVVRFLIENSDLLALPNNALCETIKERIAELGFNILNEKIDEEKVHLYVQTDSGLVDIKIDDELFTHPLFEEAHFVFNKIKEFDLGFLEGKDAVSMLESIEESSKKGAYIQRYKGLGEMNPEQLWETTMTPENRRLIRVEIQDETEASDVFSLFMGDEVEPRREYIQTHAKDVKHLDV; encoded by the coding sequence ATGGAAGATTTAGAATACACAGGACAAAGTATTAAAGTTTTAAAAGGCTTAGAAGCAGTTAGAAAACGTCCGGGAATGTATATTGGTGATACAAATATCGGTGGATTACACCATTTGATTTATGAAGTCGTAGATAACTGCATTGATGAAGCAATGGCAGGATACTGCACAGAAATTGAAGTGATTTTAACCAAAGAAGGCGGAGCAAAGATTTCTGATAATGGGCGTGGAATTCCTGTAGATATTCACCCCACAGAGGGAATTTCAGCCGCTACGGTTGCCTTAACCGTTCTCCACGCGGGAGGTAAATTTGACCAAAAAACTTATTCTGGTGGTTTGCACGGAGTAGGAGTTTCCGTCGTAAATGCGCTTTCTAAAAGCTTGCAAATGACGATTTATAAACACAATCAAATCTATCGTCAAGATTTCGTGCAAGGGATTCCACAAAATGCTTTAGAAGTGATTGGTGAGACAAAACTCAATGGAACAACGATTGAATTTATCCCCGATGATAGTATTTTTGAAGTTGTAAATTTTGATAAAGAGATTTTGAAAAAGAGATTCAAAGAGCTTGCTTATTTAAATCATCAAATTACAATTCATTTTAAGGACGAGCAAAGCGACTTTGACGAAACCTATCACTTTGAGGGTGGATTGTCGCAGTTTATCCATGATATTAACAAAAAACCTTTTATTTCTCCTATTATTGACTTTGAGGGAAGAGATGAAAATGTAGAAGTAGAAGTAGCTTTGGCTTATAATGAAAGTTTTGATGAAAAAGTATTAAGCTTTGTTAATAACATTCACACAATGGACGGAGGAACGCACGAAGCAGGATTTCGTATGGGCTTGACTAGGGCGATTACAAATTATATTGAAGAAAATGCCAATGCACGCGAAAAGGATTCCAAAATTACAGGCGATGATATTAGAGAGGGATTACTTGCGATTGTTTCGGTAAAAGTTATTGACCCGCAGTTTGTGGGGCAGACTAAAAGCAAATTAGGAAGCTCCTTTGTGCGTCCTATTGTACAGAAACTTAGTTTTGAAAAGATTTCAAAGTTTTTTGAAGAAAATCCCAACGAAGCTAAAGCAATCATGCAAAAAGCACTTTTAGCCGCACGAGGTAGAGAAGCGGCAAAAAAGGCGAGAGAACTCACGCGCAAGAAAGAATCTTTTAGCGTAGGCACACTTCCGGGTAAATTAGCGGATTGTCAGAGTAAGGACCCAAGCATTAGCGAACTTTATCTTGTAGAAGGAGATTCTGCAGGTGGTTCAGCCAAACAAGGGAGAGATAGGGTTTATCAAGCGATTCTTCCCTTAAGAGGAAAAATCTTAAATGTAGAAAAAAGTCGCCTAGATAAGATTCTAAAAAGTGAGGAAATTAAAAATCTCATTACCGCTTTAGGTTGCGGAATTGGAGAGGAATTTGATATTACAAAAGCAAGATATAATAAAGTCATTATTATGACTGATGCTGATGTAGATGGAAGCCATATTCAAACGCTTTTGATGACTTTCTTTTTTCGCTATTTAAAAGGTATCATTGAAGCGGGTTATTTGTATATTGCCCAGCCGCCACTTTATCGCTTCAAAAAGGGAAAAAAGGAAATTTATCTCAAAGATGAAAAGGCTTTGAGCGAATATTTGATTGAAAATGGAATTGAAAACTTTGAGTTTCAAGGAATTGGGACAAAAGAACTGATGGAGTTTTTTAAAATTGTCGCACATTATCGTTCTACCTTGCAGAATCTGAAAAAACGATTTGCTTTAATTGAAGTGGTACGCTTCTTGATTGAAAATAGTGATTTACTTGCACTTCCAAATAACGCCTTGTGTGAAACAATTAAAGAAAGAATCGCAGAGCTTGGATTTAATATTTTAAACGAAAAGATAGATGAGGAAAAAGTGCATTTATATGTGCAAACCGATTCTGGATTGGTAGATATTAAGATTGATGATGAGCTTTTTACGCACCCACTTTTTGAAGAAGCGCATTTCGTGTTTAATAAAATCAAAGAATTTGATTTGGGATTCTTAGAGGGAAAAGACGCGGTGAGTATGCTAGAATCAATAGAAGAAAGTAGCAAAAAAGGCGCATATATCCAAAGATATAAAGGTCTAGGAGAAATGAATCCCGAGCAACTTTGGGAAACAACGATGACACCAGAAAATAGGCGTTTGATTCGTGTAGAGATTCAAGACGAAACAGAAGCAAGTGATGTCTTTTCACTCTTTATGGGTGATGAGGTAGAACCAAGGCGTGAGTATATCCAAACACACGCAAAAGATGTGAAACATTTAGATGTTTAA
- a CDS encoding anaerobic C4-dicarboxylate transporter has product MEFLMSLSEGTQFAIQLIVVLICLFYGAKKGGIALGLLGGVGLLVLAFGFGVQPGKPAVSVMLTILAVVVASATLQASGGLDVMLQIAERILRRNPRFLTILAPFVTCFLTILCGTGHVVYTMMPIIYDIAIKNGIRPERPMAASSISSQMGIIASPVSVAVVSLTAFLLNAQTHLAGFDGYVDLLKITIPATLCGVLVVGIFSWFRGKDLDKDEEFQEKLKDEEFKKYVYGDSKTLLGVKLPGVQWAAMWIFLGAIAIVAILGAFPELRPHFTIKGASKPMSMVDTIQMFMLLAGSALLIFTKVDAGKIGKNEIFRSGMIALVAVFGISWMADTMFAVHTPMMKTALGSVVQDYPWTYAIMLLLISKFVNSQAAAIAAFVPLALGIGVHPAIIVAFAPACYGYYILPTYPSDLATIQFDRSGTTHIGRFVINHSFILPGLIGVFSSCVFGYIFAMFAGYLG; this is encoded by the coding sequence ATGGAATTTTTGATGTCCTTAAGTGAAGGAACGCAGTTCGCGATTCAGCTGATTGTTGTTCTTATTTGTTTGTTTTATGGTGCGAAAAAGGGTGGAATCGCACTTGGACTCTTAGGGGGTGTGGGGCTTTTGGTTTTGGCTTTTGGTTTTGGCGTTCAGCCCGGCAAACCCGCAGTTTCTGTTATGCTTACGATTTTAGCGGTGGTTGTAGCAAGTGCGACTTTACAAGCAAGTGGGGGACTTGATGTAATGCTACAAATTGCAGAAAGAATCCTAAGGAGAAATCCAAGATTCCTAACGATATTAGCTCCTTTTGTAACCTGTTTTTTGACAATCCTTTGCGGAACAGGACATGTAGTTTATACAATGATGCCAATTATTTATGATATTGCAATCAAAAATGGAATCCGCCCAGAGCGTCCAATGGCGGCTTCTTCTATCTCTTCTCAAATGGGAATTATCGCAAGCCCGGTTTCTGTGGCAGTTGTATCTTTAACTGCGTTTTTACTCAATGCTCAAACCCATTTAGCAGGGTTTGATGGTTATGTGGATTTGCTTAAAATCACGATTCCAGCGACTTTATGTGGCGTTTTAGTCGTAGGGATTTTTTCTTGGTTTAGAGGCAAAGACTTGGATAAAGACGAAGAATTTCAAGAAAAACTCAAAGACGAAGAGTTCAAAAAGTATGTTTATGGGGATTCTAAAACCTTGCTCGGCGTTAAGCTTCCAGGTGTCCAATGGGCAGCGATGTGGATTTTTTTGGGTGCAATCGCAATTGTTGCGATTTTAGGCGCATTCCCAGAGCTTCGCCCGCATTTCACAATTAAAGGCGCAAGCAAACCAATGAGTATGGTAGATACGATTCAAATGTTTATGCTTCTTGCAGGTTCTGCTCTGCTTATTTTTACCAAAGTAGATGCGGGAAAAATTGGTAAAAACGAAATTTTCCGCTCCGGTATGATTGCACTTGTTGCGGTGTTTGGAATCTCTTGGATGGCAGATACAATGTTTGCAGTGCATACGCCAATGATGAAAACTGCTCTAGGAAGCGTGGTGCAAGATTATCCTTGGACTTACGCAATTATGCTTTTACTTATTTCAAAATTTGTTAATTCACAAGCCGCAGCAATCGCCGCATTCGTGCCTTTGGCATTAGGAATTGGAGTGCATCCTGCCATCATCGTAGCTTTTGCTCCTGCGTGCTATGGATATTATATTCTACCAACCTATCCAAGCGACTTGGCAACGATTCAGTTTGACCGCTCAGGCACAACGCATATTGGAAGATTCGTTATCAACCATAGCTTTATTTTGCCCGGACTTATCGGGGTGTTTAGCTCTTGTGTGTTTGGTTATATCTTTGCAATGTTTGCAGGATATTTAGGCTAG
- a CDS encoding type II toxin-antitoxin system YafQ family toxin, with protein MYKIKILKGYKKQYKKLSVDNQMLVDNIVQKLANNERLEEKYQDHKLKGEYKDFRECHIKPDLLLVYQKQENLLILTCVSVGSHSDLFG; from the coding sequence ATGTATAAAATTAAGATTCTTAAGGGATATAAAAAGCAATACAAGAAGCTTTCGGTAGATAACCAAATGTTAGTTGATAATATTGTCCAAAAATTAGCCAACAATGAACGCTTGGAAGAAAAATATCAAGACCATAAGCTCAAAGGTGAATATAAGGATTTTAGAGAATGTCATATCAAGCCCGATCTGCTGCTTGTCTATCAAAAGCAAGAAAATCTTTTGATTTTAACTTGTGTTTCTGTGGGTAGCCATAGTGATTTGTTTGGATAG
- a CDS encoding fumarate hydratase — protein MREVQYEDIKAAVAKLAIDACCIQTPDIKTAFAGAKKTEQSTLGQNILDTLIENGKIAETNMMPICQDTGMTVVFVEIGQEVHIVGGYIEDAINEGIKKGYTEGYLRKSVVEEPLYERKNTTNNSPAVIHTRIIKGDKLHLKVCPKGFGSENKSILKMLVPADGIEGVKKVFLEAVKLAGPNACPPMVIGVGIGGTMEKAALLAKQAAVREIDSKNPDARYAKLEEELLEIANKTGVGPQGLGGTTTAFKVNVEWYPTHIAGLPVAVNINCHAARHADIEL, from the coding sequence ATGAGAGAAGTGCAATACGAAGACATTAAAGCAGCGGTTGCAAAGCTTGCGATTGACGCGTGCTGTATTCAGACGCCAGACATCAAGACAGCGTTTGCAGGTGCGAAAAAAACCGAACAATCTACTTTGGGACAAAATATCCTAGACACATTGATTGAAAATGGTAAAATTGCAGAAACAAATATGATGCCTATTTGTCAAGATACAGGTATGACGGTGGTGTTCGTAGAAATCGGGCAAGAGGTGCATATCGTGGGCGGTTACATTGAAGATGCGATTAATGAGGGGATTAAAAAGGGCTATACAGAGGGCTATTTGCGTAAATCTGTCGTAGAAGAGCCACTCTATGAGCGCAAAAACACGACAAACAATTCTCCCGCGGTGATTCATACGCGAATCATCAAGGGTGATAAACTTCACCTTAAAGTCTGTCCTAAAGGCTTTGGTAGTGAGAATAAAAGCATTCTAAAAATGCTTGTTCCCGCTGATGGCATTGAGGGCGTGAAAAAAGTCTTTCTTGAAGCAGTAAAGCTTGCAGGACCGAACGCCTGTCCTCCTATGGTGATTGGTGTAGGAATCGGCGGGACAATGGAAAAGGCAGCACTTCTAGCAAAACAAGCCGCAGTGCGTGAAATAGATTCCAAGAATCCCGATGCGCGCTATGCAAAACTTGAAGAGGAATTGCTAGAAATTGCAAACAAAACCGGTGTGGGACCGCAAGGGCTAGGAGGCACGACTACGGCGTTCAAAGTCAATGTAGAATGGTATCCTACACACATTGCAGGGCTTCCTGTCGCGGTGAATATCAACTGCCACGCTGCGCGACACGCGGATATTGAGCTATAA
- a CDS encoding Fe-S-containing hydro-lyase, with protein MSEPKKITAPLSKEVAKSLKAGESVLISGTILCARDAAHKALTEALARGEKLPVDLSGETIYYLGPTPAKPGNAIGSAGPTTSGRMDKYTPTIIEQGIHGMIGKGYRSKEVIDSMVKHGVVYMVAVGGAAALISKCITKYEVLAYPELGPEAVARLTIENFPAIVAIDAEGNNYYEVGQAPYKKI; from the coding sequence ATGTCAGAGCCAAAAAAAATTACTGCACCTTTGAGTAAAGAAGTAGCAAAAAGTCTTAAAGCGGGGGAAAGCGTGCTTATTAGCGGAACGATTCTCTGTGCGCGTGATGCGGCGCATAAAGCCTTAACAGAAGCTCTAGCACGTGGAGAAAAACTCCCTGTGGATTTGAGCGGCGAGACGATTTATTATCTAGGACCCACTCCTGCAAAGCCGGGCAATGCGATTGGTAGCGCAGGACCTACGACAAGCGGGAGAATGGATAAATATACACCGACAATCATTGAGCAAGGCATTCACGGAATGATTGGCAAGGGCTATCGCAGCAAGGAAGTCATAGATTCTATGGTAAAACACGGCGTAGTGTATATGGTGGCTGTGGGTGGCGCAGCGGCATTGATTTCAAAATGTATCACCAAATATGAAGTGCTTGCCTATCCTGAACTTGGACCTGAAGCGGTGGCTAGACTTACGATTGAAAATTTCCCCGCCATTGTTGCGATTGACGCAGAGGGCAATAACTACTACGAAGTTGGGCAAGCACCGTATAAGAAGATTTAG